ATCCTGATCACTCTGTTGGCCCTGTGCGCCCTCGGGACGGCCGCAACGGCCCTGGCCGGATCCCCGCCGGACGCCCTCCGGCTCGAACCGCCCAAGGGCATGGAAGCCGCCAAGTCCCCGGTGGACTTTCCGCATGGCCGACACACTGGCGCAGTCGCCGACTGTACGGCCTGCCATCACACCTGGGACGGCAAGGCCGAAATCAAGGCGTGCGGCTCGGCGGGTTGTCACGATCAGCCAGGCAAGAAGGGGGAAACCGCCTACTACACCGCCTTCCACGCCAAGGACACGAACCGCAGCTGCCTGGGCTGCCACAAGACCGCCAAGAAGGACGGCAAGCCCGCCCCGGTGTCCTGCAAGCAGTGTCACAAGTAATCCTCCACGCCACATCCTCCCTCGCTTCCACAAAATGAAAAGGCCCGCTCTCAGGCGGGCCTTTTTCAGTCATGCGGGGAGACGGCGCACGGTCAGGAGACGCGAATGGCCTCTTTGACCGCCTTGAGTTTCTTGACCTCGGCCAGTGCCGAATAGAGCTGGTCCAGGTCTTTGACCTCCACGGTGAAGTTGAGCAGCGTGGTCCCGTCCACCTTGGATTCGAAGTTGCCGGAATCGATATTCACGTCCATGTCCGCGAGCATGGCGCAGATGCGGCCGAGCATGCCCGGCTTGTTCAGGCACTTGATCTTGATCTTGGTCGGATACGGCTTCTCCTCCACGCCCTCCCAACTGACCTGGATGAGGCGTTCGTCCTCGAAATGCCCCACGTTGGGACAGTCGATGCGGTGCACGGTCACGCCCCGGCCCCGGGTGATGTAGCCAATGATCGGCTCGCCGGGCAGGGGATTGCAGCAACTGGCGAAACGCACCAGCACATTGTCCACGCCGGATATCTGCAATCCGTCGGCCTTGGGCTTCTTGCCGATCTCCACGCCCGAGGCGACGGTGGGCTGCTGTTCCTCTTCGGCCTCCGAAGCGGTCGGCTTCTCCCGAAGCCTGCGTTCGTCCAGGGTCTCGCCGTGCAGGACCGCGTACAGCCTTTTTATGACCTTGCGCGGGGTGAAGCGGGAAAAACCTATCTGGGTCAAAAGTTCGTCCACGCTACCGCAGTTGAACTCCCCGGCCAGCTTGATGAATTCGCCGTCCTTGATGGCCTTCTGCACGTTGATGCCCACCCGGCGGCCTTCCTTTTCGAGCATCTCCTTGGCCAGGCTGATGGCCCGCTCCTTCTCCACGGTGCGGGTGTAGTGCTTGATTCGGGTCCGCGCCTTGGCGGTATTGACGAACTTGAGCCAGTCCCGGCTGGGCACGCGGTTCTTGTCGGTGATGATCTCCACCGAATCACCGTTCTGCAGCCGGTACTGCAACGGCACGATACGGCCGTTGACCTTGGCCCCGGCGCACTTGTCGCCCACTTCGGAGTGGATGGAATAGGCGAAATCCACAGGCGTGGCCCCGTCGGGCAACTCCTTGATATCGCCGTTGGGGGTGAACACGTAGACCTCGTCCTGGAACATCTCGAGCCGGAGCGAAGACATGAATTCACGCGGGTCGGAAAGCTCACGCTGCCAATCCATGATCTGCTTGAGCCAGGTGTATCGCTCGGCGTCGCGCTTGCCCGCGGTCCTGCCCCGCTTGGTCCCCTTGCCCACTTCCTTGTACTGCCAGTGGGCGGCCACACCGTTCTCGGCGATCCTGTGCATCTCCTCGGTGCGGATCTGGATCTCGATGCGTTCCCCTTCCGGTCCCATGACCGTGGTGTGCAGCGACTGGTACATGTTCGCCTTGGGGATGGAGATATAGTCCTTGAACCGCCCGGGCACGGGCCGCCAGGCTGCGTGGATCAGGCCGAGCACGGCGTAGCAGTCCTTGAGCGAACCGACGATGACCCGGAAGGCGATAAGGTCGTAAATTTCGTCGAAAGTCAGTCCCTGCTGTTCCATCTTGACCTGGATGGAGTGCAGATGCTTGGTCCGGCCGAACACCCTGCCCTTGATCTTGTTCTTCTTGAGCATGTCGTTGATCAGGCCGATGACCTTGTCGATGTACGGCTCACCCGCGGCGCGGTGCTCGTGTACGGCCTCGGAGAGTTGGGCATAGACGTCGGGGCGCAGGTAGCGCAGACAGAGGTCTTCGAGTTCGGTCTTGATCCGGTGCAGGCCCAGCCGGTTGGCCAGGGGCGCGTAGATGTCCTGGGTCTCCTGGGCGATGAGCCGCTGCTTGACCGGCTTCATGTACTCCAGCGTGCGCATGTTGTGCAGACGGTCGGCCAGCTTGACCATGAGCACGCGGATGTCTTCGGCCATGGCCAGGATGAGCTTGCGGATGTTCTCGGCCTGCTGCACGGCCTTGGATTCGAAATCCATGCGGCTGATCTTGGTCACGCCGTCCACGATGTCGGCCACGTCCGAACCGAAAAGCTCCTCGATCTCGTCCACGGTGGTGTCCGTGTCCTCCACGGTGTCGTGCAGCAACCCGGCGGCCACAGTGGCCTCGTCCAACTGCATGTCGGCCAGGAGGTTGGCCACGTTCATGGGATGGGAAATATACGGCTCGCCCGAGCGCCGGACCACACCGTCATGCGCCTGGGCGGAAAAGACGTAGGCCCGCTGGATCAGGTCCAGGTCCGGGTCCTTGATGTATGAGGCCACTTTGTCAGTGATGTCGTTGATGCGAATCATATATGTCCGTCCGTCTTACGGCTGGTGTTGTAGCCGGCGTGGTATCCACCACTTTTCGGAATTGTAGGATATTCCCGCCGGGGCGGCTTTGATATTTTGTATCCGGGCCTGAACGATGGGCAGGGCCATGGGAACGTAGAGAAAACAATAGGGCACTTGGTCGTGCAGGATTTCCTGCACTCTGTCATAGAGGGGCTTGCGCTCATCCTGCCGGACCATGTGGCGTCCCCGTTCAAGCAGTTCATCCAACTCCGGGTTGATGTAGCGGGTGAAATTCAGTCCGCCGTCCACGGCCTGGGATGAATGCCACACATTATAAATGTCGGGGTCCTGCAAGATGTTCCATCCAAGGATAATAGCGTCGAAACGCCCAGTGTCAACGAACTCCTTGAGGAACGCGGCCCACTCCACCGTGCGCAGGGACACCTGGATGCCCACGTCCTTGAGCCGCTGTTGCAGGATGACCCCGGTCTTGATGCGCTGCGAATTGCCCTGGTTGGTGATGATCGAGATGGCGAACCGTTTGCCGTCCTTGTCCAGCCAGCCGTCGCCGTCGGAATCGGCCCAGCCCGCCTCGGCCAGCAGTTCACGGGCCTTGGCCGGGTCATAAGGACGCGGCTTGACGTTCACATCGTACTGCCAGGTGCCCGGTTTGTACGGCCCATTGGCCGCCTCGCCCAGGCCGTAGAGCACGCCCTTGACCAGTTCCCGCCGGTCGATGGCGTAGTCGATGGCCCGCCGCACGCGCACGTCCTTGAAGAACGGATGCCGGAAATTGAAACCGAGAAAGCCGTAGCCCGAGGCCAGGAAATTGAACTTGTGAAAACTGCCGTCCCATCCCGGGCCGGAGGTCTGGTAGAGGTATTGCAGGGGGTCGAGGCCCATCATATCGAGATTCCCGGCCTTGAGTTCCAGGAATTGGGTACCCATATCCGGAATGATCCGGTAGATGATGCGGTCGATGTACGGCTTGCCTTCGAAAAAATTCGGGTTGGCCTCAAGGACCAGCTCGCTGCCCGCGGTCCATTTCTTGAGCATGTACGGCCCGGCCCCGAGAGGCTGGCGGCTGTATTTGGTGTTCAGGAGGTCCTCGCCCTCAAGAGCGTGTTTGGGCAGGATGTTTGTGGCCCAGGAAACCAGCGCCTTGGCAAAGGGCTGATCGTAGGTCACCTCGAAGGAGAATTTCCCGGTCTTGCGGAACTCCTTGACCAACTTGAAATTTCCCGCATAGGCCGTGGGCGTCTTGGGGTCAATGGTCAACCGGTAGGTGAACTCCACATCATCGGCCGTGAGCTGCACTCCGTCGGTCCAATAGATGTCCTCGCGCAGCTTGAAGCGGAGCCGCTTGCCGCCGTCGAGCACTTCGTAGGACTCGGCCGCGTAGGGCACCAGATTGATGTTCTTGTCGTACTTGAGCAGCCCCACGTATATCTGGCCCGCGATTTCATGGGAGGACGAATCCGTGGCCAGAAGGGGAATCAGGTTGCTCGGCTCGCCGATGGTCGGCTGAACCAGGGTGCCCCCCGATTCAGGCTCGGCCGGGACGTCCGCGGAGTCCACCGGAGGCACGGGCGTGGCGGCTCCCCCCCCATCGGAACAGGCGGTCAGGAGCAGGACGCAAAGCAGGGAGGCGATCAGGTTCTTGAGTCTCATTTTCCCTTGCAAAAACAATTTGGTTGGCCCATATAATTATGCGAGCATGGCTGACGTTCCCAGTATGGACCAACGGGTGCGAAAAGCCAAGGGGGCACATAGGGCTGGGGGGAAACAAATCCAGCTTGCCCATTGCTTGAGTTCTATGTAAGAAGTTCTGTTCGAATTTGTTGACCCGATTGATTTTACGAGACCTTAAATGAGCAGCGGTGAAGAACAGATAGTCAAATCCATACTCCAGGATTTTATCGGGGACAGCGTTCCCGATTACATCCTGGAGAGCGCCCATGGCATCGTGGCGGAGAATGGCGTCGCCAAACTGGACCTCAAAAAGCGGGAACAGTATTGGGACATCGACGGCCAGGTGCAGGGAGACGATTTCCAGAATTATACTTCGGAAATCGGTTTGAACCTATCCGACAAGACCATCAACTACTATTGCAATTGCCCGGATTCCTTCTCCGGGGTCTGCCGTCACGTGGCCGCCACGGCCGTCAAGCTGCTCAAATCCCTGGACACCGAATCCGGCGGCGAGATGCCCACGCCGCGCACGGACTGGCGCCAAACCTTCCGCCCCTTCTTCGCCACCGAGCTGGAACCCGAGGCGGGTCGTCATTACCTCATTTACCGCATCTACCCGGAGCTCGGCCGCCTGCAGGTTGCCTTCTTCCGCGCTCGCCAGAACAAGTCCGGCATCTCCCAGGTCCAGAACGAGGTCACTCTGGCCCAGATCGTGGAGAACAAGGACTGGTGCGACACATCCCCGGCCCTGCCCGGCGTGGCCGAACAGATCGGCCATTACCTCGACTACTGGGGCCACAAGGTGGAGATCCCGGCCGGTCTGCACTCCTGGTTTTTCCGCGCGGTCAAGAACGAGTACTATCTGTACCTGCGCGAGACCGACCAGCCCGTGACCATCGAATCCAAAACCATGCAGCTCAAGCTCTCCCCGGCCTTGTCCGAGGACGGCCTGACCTTCGACATCCTGCTCGCCCGGGAAGACAAGATGCCCTTCCCCATCACCGACGAGGAGGAGATATATTTCTACGGCCGGCTGCCGCTGTGGGTCTACTACAAGAATTCGTTCTACCCGGTGCAGACCGGGCTGGACCCCAAGCTGGTCCAGGGCATGGTCGAGCAGAAGCCCATCGTGCCCCATGCCGACGTATCCGAGTTCCTGGACCGCGTCTGGACCCAAATCCCGGTCAGCGATCTCTGGGGCCAGGAGGACTTCCTGGAGCGGGTCGGGCCCATCTTCCAGGACGCCGACTACAATCCCAAGCTTTTCCTGGACGAGGAAGGCTCCCTGCTCGTGCTCAAGATCCAGAACATCTATTCCAACGAGCACGGCGAATTCATCATGCCCGGCCCCAACCCGGACCTGCAGACCGGTTCCTACCACGACGGCGGCAAATCCTACCTGATCCGGCGCGCCCAGGACGAGGAGGCCCGGCTCCTGGCCGAGTTGCAGGACATGAATTTCCAGCCCCGGAACAACCACATCTGGTTCATGGAACAGGAGGAAGCCATCAACTTCCTGCTGGATCATTATCCGCAGTTGGTCGAGGCTTACCGGGTCTACGGCGAGCAGAACCTGACCCGTTACAAGGTGCGCACCACGCAGCCCCAGGTGGTGGCCGAGGTGGAGAGTGACGAGGAGGACAAGTGGTTCAACCTCGAACTGTCCGTGCAGTACGACGACCAGAGGGTGCCCATCGACGTCATCTGGGAGGCGTGGACCAAGGGCAAGCGATACGTCCAGCTCAAGGACGGCTCCTACACCAGCCTGCCCGAGGCTTGGCTGAGCAAACTCGGCCATAAACTCAAGGCTCTGGGCTTTGATCCGGAAAAGGCCCCCAAGCAGCAGTTCAACCAGTTCGAGGCCCCGGTGCTCGAAAAGATACTGGAGGACCTGCCCCAGGCCCAGACCGATGAATTTTTCGTCAAGCTGCGTGAGAAGATCAACAATTTCGACCAGATCAGGGTCATAGCCCAACCCAAGGAATTGCAGGCCACCCTGCGTCCCTATCAGGTCCAGGGCTTGAGTTACCTCAACTTCCTGCGCGAATACGGCTTCGGCGGCATCCTGGCCGACGAGATGGGACTCGGCAAGACCATTCAGACCCTGTCATACATCCAGTCCCTGGTGGACAACGGCGTGACCGGGCCGAACCTGATCGTCGTGCCCACCTCGGTCCTGCCCAACTGGGAGCGCGAGGCCCAAAAGTTCGTCCCCAACCTCAAGCGGCTGACCATCTACGGAGCCAAACGCGAGGGGCTGTTCCAGCACATCAAGGATTCCCATCTGGTCATCAC
This is a stretch of genomic DNA from Desulfovibrio sp. Huiquan2017. It encodes these proteins:
- a CDS encoding cytochrome c3 family protein, whose translation is MRRILITLLALCALGTAATALAGSPPDALRLEPPKGMEAAKSPVDFPHGRHTGAVADCTACHHTWDGKAEIKACGSAGCHDQPGKKGETAYYTAFHAKDTNRSCLGCHKTAKKDGKPAPVSCKQCHK
- a CDS encoding bifunctional (p)ppGpp synthetase/guanosine-3',5'-bis(diphosphate) 3'-pyrophosphohydrolase → MIRINDITDKVASYIKDPDLDLIQRAYVFSAQAHDGVVRRSGEPYISHPMNVANLLADMQLDEATVAAGLLHDTVEDTDTTVDEIEELFGSDVADIVDGVTKISRMDFESKAVQQAENIRKLILAMAEDIRVLMVKLADRLHNMRTLEYMKPVKQRLIAQETQDIYAPLANRLGLHRIKTELEDLCLRYLRPDVYAQLSEAVHEHRAAGEPYIDKVIGLINDMLKKNKIKGRVFGRTKHLHSIQVKMEQQGLTFDEIYDLIAFRVIVGSLKDCYAVLGLIHAAWRPVPGRFKDYISIPKANMYQSLHTTVMGPEGERIEIQIRTEEMHRIAENGVAAHWQYKEVGKGTKRGRTAGKRDAERYTWLKQIMDWQRELSDPREFMSSLRLEMFQDEVYVFTPNGDIKELPDGATPVDFAYSIHSEVGDKCAGAKVNGRIVPLQYRLQNGDSVEIITDKNRVPSRDWLKFVNTAKARTRIKHYTRTVEKERAISLAKEMLEKEGRRVGINVQKAIKDGEFIKLAGEFNCGSVDELLTQIGFSRFTPRKVIKRLYAVLHGETLDERRLREKPTASEAEEEQQPTVASGVEIGKKPKADGLQISGVDNVLVRFASCCNPLPGEPIIGYITRGRGVTVHRIDCPNVGHFEDERLIQVSWEGVEEKPYPTKIKIKCLNKPGMLGRICAMLADMDVNIDSGNFESKVDGTTLLNFTVEVKDLDQLYSALAEVKKLKAVKEAIRVS
- a CDS encoding peptide-binding protein — protein: MRLKNLIASLLCVLLLTACSDGGGAATPVPPVDSADVPAEPESGGTLVQPTIGEPSNLIPLLATDSSSHEIAGQIYVGLLKYDKNINLVPYAAESYEVLDGGKRLRFKLREDIYWTDGVQLTADDVEFTYRLTIDPKTPTAYAGNFKLVKEFRKTGKFSFEVTYDQPFAKALVSWATNILPKHALEGEDLLNTKYSRQPLGAGPYMLKKWTAGSELVLEANPNFFEGKPYIDRIIYRIIPDMGTQFLELKAGNLDMMGLDPLQYLYQTSGPGWDGSFHKFNFLASGYGFLGFNFRHPFFKDVRVRRAIDYAIDRRELVKGVLYGLGEAANGPYKPGTWQYDVNVKPRPYDPAKARELLAEAGWADSDGDGWLDKDGKRFAISIITNQGNSQRIKTGVILQQRLKDVGIQVSLRTVEWAAFLKEFVDTGRFDAIILGWNILQDPDIYNVWHSSQAVDGGLNFTRYINPELDELLERGRHMVRQDERKPLYDRVQEILHDQVPYCFLYVPMALPIVQARIQNIKAAPAGISYNSEKWWIPRRLQHQP
- a CDS encoding DEAD/DEAH box helicase; the encoded protein is MSSGEEQIVKSILQDFIGDSVPDYILESAHGIVAENGVAKLDLKKREQYWDIDGQVQGDDFQNYTSEIGLNLSDKTINYYCNCPDSFSGVCRHVAATAVKLLKSLDTESGGEMPTPRTDWRQTFRPFFATELEPEAGRHYLIYRIYPELGRLQVAFFRARQNKSGISQVQNEVTLAQIVENKDWCDTSPALPGVAEQIGHYLDYWGHKVEIPAGLHSWFFRAVKNEYYLYLRETDQPVTIESKTMQLKLSPALSEDGLTFDILLAREDKMPFPITDEEEIYFYGRLPLWVYYKNSFYPVQTGLDPKLVQGMVEQKPIVPHADVSEFLDRVWTQIPVSDLWGQEDFLERVGPIFQDADYNPKLFLDEEGSLLVLKIQNIYSNEHGEFIMPGPNPDLQTGSYHDGGKSYLIRRAQDEEARLLAELQDMNFQPRNNHIWFMEQEEAINFLLDHYPQLVEAYRVYGEQNLTRYKVRTTQPQVVAEVESDEEDKWFNLELSVQYDDQRVPIDVIWEAWTKGKRYVQLKDGSYTSLPEAWLSKLGHKLKALGFDPEKAPKQQFNQFEAPVLEKILEDLPQAQTDEFFVKLREKINNFDQIRVIAQPKELQATLRPYQVQGLSYLNFLREYGFGGILADEMGLGKTIQTLSYIQSLVDNGVTGPNLIVVPTSVLPNWEREAQKFVPNLKRLTIYGAKREGLFQHIKDSHLVITTYALLRRDLDELLKYEYASVILDEAQNIKNPNTITARSVRKLDAGLRVCLSGTPIENNLFELWSLFEFLMPGFLGSQHSFQRGIVKPIKDGDEETLDYLRTRVKPFILRRTKAEVAKDLPPKIETTHYCDLVDEQRELYNALAKKLKDQVLRDVDEKGMAKSQMSILDALLKLRQICCHPRLLKLDMPGVSTNLPSGKFDAFKDLVVDIIEGGHKVLVFSQFVQMLHVIRNWLQIREIPFAYLDGSSKDRFEQVDRFNDNPDIPIFLISLKAGGTGLNLTSADYVIHYDPWWNPAVENQATDRTHRIGQKRQVFAYKMICQNTVEERILKLQEQKKDVAEAIIPGQSALKSLTRDDLEMLFEI